In Pseudoduganella albidiflava, a single window of DNA contains:
- a CDS encoding GNAT family N-acetyltransferase: MSALHIRPARPDDVAPILAMIRELAVFEKLEHMVIADEAMLHDALFGARPPCEAIVGEESRAGETGEVVTFALFFHNFSTFLGRKGLYLEDLYVKQDRRGHGYGKRMLSALAALAVERQCGRFEWSVLDWNANAITFYEKMGAAVLPDWRICRVTGDALTALASND, encoded by the coding sequence ATGAGCGCACTGCATATCCGCCCTGCCCGCCCCGACGACGTGGCCCCGATCCTCGCGATGATCCGCGAACTGGCCGTGTTTGAAAAACTGGAACACATGGTGATCGCCGACGAAGCGATGCTGCACGACGCGCTGTTCGGCGCGCGGCCGCCATGCGAGGCGATCGTGGGCGAGGAAAGCCGTGCCGGCGAGACGGGCGAAGTCGTCACGTTCGCGCTGTTCTTCCACAACTTCTCCACCTTTCTCGGCCGCAAGGGCCTGTACCTGGAAGACCTGTACGTCAAGCAGGATCGCCGCGGCCACGGTTATGGCAAGCGCATGCTGTCGGCACTGGCCGCGCTGGCGGTCGAGCGGCAGTGCGGCCGCTTCGAATGGTCGGTACTGGACTGGAACGCCAACGCGATCACGTTCTATGAAAAGATGGGCGCCGCCGTGCTGCCCGACTGGCGCATCTGCCGCGTCACCGGCGATGCGCTGACCGCGCTGGCATCGAACGACTGA